A window of the Gossypium hirsutum isolate 1008001.06 chromosome A05, Gossypium_hirsutum_v2.1, whole genome shotgun sequence genome harbors these coding sequences:
- the LOC107905695 gene encoding protein PYRICULARIA ORYZAE RESISTANCE 21, which yields MGEKVTIMVLKVDLQCRRCYKKVKQVLCKFPQIRDQIYDEKANTVTIKVVCCDPEKMRGKIRCKGGDSIKSIEIKPPPKPKDPENSEKEPEKKTEKPTESEKKSEKPKETPPKSPAKQASPPEGFCCTDCYHGHRGGPCYFGGPPPPPYYWPYGRPVYVNWGGCGGSTYCYCFEENPQCSVM from the exons ATGGGGGAGAAG GTGACGATAATGGTGCTGAAGGTCGACCTTCAGTGTAGACGCTGCTACAAGAAGGTGAAGCAAGTACTTTGCAAATTCCCTC AAATACGAGACCAGATATACGACGAGAAGGCCAACACGGTGACAATCAAGGTAGTTTGCTGCGATCCAGAGAAGATGAGGGGCAAGATACGTTGCAAGGGTGGCGATTCCATCAAGAGCATTGAGATCAAACCACCTCCAAAGCCCAAGGACCCCGAGAATTCTGAGAAGGAACCTGAAAAGAAAACAGAGAAGCCTACAGAGTCCGAGAAGAAGTCTGAAAAGCCCAAAGAAACACCACCAAAGTCACCGGCGAAACAGGCTTCTCCTCCGGAAGGCTTTTGTTGCACGGATTGTTATCATGGTCATCGTGGTGGCCCTTGCTACTTTGGTGGACCACCTCCGCCCCCATACTATTGGCCTTATGGTAGGCCAGTTTATGTTAACTGGGGCGGCTGCGGCGGAAGCACCTACTGTTATTGTTTTGAAGAAAACCCACAATGCTCAGTCATGTAA